The following proteins are co-located in the Corynebacterium aquilae DSM 44791 genome:
- a CDS encoding CYTH and CHAD domain-containing protein codes for MSPKDASSKKTTSSSLEIELKFAVDDAVEVPPLATIDGVARVSSSAVHELSAVYFDTPDLRLTRNKITLRRRTGGKDDGWHVKLPDRGFGRREIRAELGPYEFTPPGEILAVIRPFVRTFELDPIAQIDNERHEHVLADADGVDVAEFVDDHVTAYSLLPGGDISSWREWEIELVNDEQGQPRGGDRLLDSARKVFEQAGAAVSSSPSKLVLALGESVHNAPELERPATLPKSSPAAKVLKALAKNRDKIIAYDPRVRADEPDAVHQMRVATRELRSHMSTFSGILVGDDYVHTAKELKHLAAILGHARDAEVVAERFRQALAAEDRDVVDEQTAQGLIEGIERMYRQAHADVVEFLDSERYAELLNSLDHILAHPPLAEQQQSSQEETAVADTTQAGQEASAAANSGDNIAAGEDAERGEPSDSAGADPKPAPEAEQPAATDKGPRQARSAEDILFHHLTQAMRKVRKLHATAMRQWKDTSVPLEQREDNVHAVRKAVKKLRYSAEAAGEATDLKTGKLYRACSDAQDILGTFQDTVTARDALADVARRAHEQGEDTFLYGLLYQKERDAGIRALRDYPKAMDELIRVYDKLEAKRSKLARKRREALAAERKAQLKKEAKAQRKLEKARAKKEKKARGA; via the coding sequence ATGAGCCCCAAAGATGCTTCCTCGAAGAAAACCACCTCGTCCTCGCTTGAAATTGAGTTGAAATTCGCTGTTGATGATGCGGTGGAGGTTCCTCCGTTGGCGACAATTGATGGGGTTGCTCGGGTGTCTTCGTCTGCGGTGCACGAGTTGTCTGCGGTGTATTTCGATACCCCTGATTTGCGGTTGACCCGTAACAAGATCACCTTGCGGCGCCGCACCGGCGGTAAGGACGATGGGTGGCATGTGAAGCTGCCGGATCGTGGTTTTGGTCGCCGCGAGATTCGGGCGGAGCTCGGCCCGTATGAGTTCACGCCTCCGGGGGAAATTTTGGCGGTCATCCGCCCGTTTGTGCGGACCTTTGAGCTGGATCCGATTGCCCAGATTGATAATGAGCGGCATGAGCATGTGTTGGCGGATGCCGACGGGGTGGATGTGGCGGAGTTCGTTGATGATCACGTCACGGCGTATTCCTTACTTCCGGGTGGGGATATTTCTTCCTGGCGTGAGTGGGAGATCGAGCTGGTTAATGATGAGCAGGGGCAGCCGCGTGGTGGGGATCGGTTGTTGGATTCTGCCCGCAAGGTGTTTGAGCAGGCGGGTGCGGCGGTGTCGTCGAGCCCGTCGAAGTTGGTGTTGGCGTTGGGTGAGTCGGTGCATAATGCCCCGGAGTTGGAGCGCCCGGCAACGTTGCCGAAGTCTTCTCCCGCCGCGAAGGTGTTGAAGGCGTTGGCGAAAAATCGGGACAAGATTATTGCTTATGACCCGCGGGTTCGGGCTGATGAGCCGGATGCGGTGCACCAGATGCGGGTGGCTACTCGTGAGCTGCGCAGTCACATGTCGACGTTTAGTGGGATTTTGGTCGGCGACGACTATGTGCACACCGCGAAAGAGTTGAAGCATTTGGCGGCAATTTTGGGCCATGCCCGTGATGCTGAGGTGGTGGCGGAGCGTTTCCGTCAGGCGTTGGCTGCGGAGGATCGGGATGTGGTCGATGAGCAGACCGCGCAGGGACTGATTGAGGGCATTGAGCGGATGTACCGGCAGGCGCACGCTGATGTGGTGGAGTTTTTGGATTCCGAGCGCTACGCGGAGTTGCTCAATAGCTTGGACCACATTTTGGCGCATCCCCCGCTGGCGGAGCAGCAGCAGTCGAGCCAGGAGGAAACGGCTGTGGCAGATACCACCCAAGCCGGCCAGGAGGCTTCGGCGGCAGCGAACTCTGGTGACAATATTGCGGCGGGTGAGGATGCCGAGCGAGGTGAGCCGTCCGATAGTGCTGGGGCTGATCCCAAGCCCGCCCCCGAAGCGGAGCAACCGGCTGCGACAGACAAAGGCCCCCGCCAGGCTCGCAGCGCGGAGGATATTCTGTTCCACCACCTCACGCAGGCGATGCGGAAGGTGCGCAAGCTGCATGCCACGGCGATGCGTCAGTGGAAGGACACCTCGGTTCCGCTGGAGCAGCGTGAGGACAATGTGCACGCGGTGCGCAAGGCGGTGAAAAAGCTGCGCTATTCCGCGGAGGCCGCGGGTGAGGCCACGGATTTGAAGACCGGCAAGCTTTATCGGGCGTGCAGCGATGCGCAGGATATTTTGGGCACGTTCCAGGACACGGTGACTGCCCGTGATGCGTTGGCTGATGTGGCGCGGCGGGCGCATGAGCAGGGCGAGGACACGTTCCTGTACGGGTTGCTGTACCAAAAGGAGCGGGATGCCGGGATTCGGGCGTTGCGTGATTACCCGAAGGCGATGGATGAGCTGATTCGGGTGTACGACAAGCTTGAGGCCAAGCGGTCGAAGCTGGCCCGTAAGCGCCGGGAGGCTTTGGCTGCGGAGCGCAAGGCCCAGTTGAAAAAGGAAGCAAAGGCGCAGCGCAAGCTGGAAAAGGCCCGCGCGAAAAAAGAAAAGAAGGCTCGCGGCGCCTAG
- a CDS encoding galactokinase family protein, producing the protein MPASTHRTLADVQQAARAAHREHFSSTPSMWAAAPASWFAIGEHTDAAGGVVVCGLTECGVAVAVTPRSDQVVNVVYVDASGAETVSQASLAEEQPFGVAAPTYAGEAALDCARRIAGLVSTATGRQLIARQIRGADVTVVCDIPAGVGLGERASVECAVLLAMAMSTKDRDEAPIRARLVEVAVSAAASYSPEPPVRARYTAIMRGAPGSLQVIDYHDGSLTHTPHLVDAGCVPFLLALPDAASSQVDVAELRQRVSFVQDASKAFGVESLRHLPDASPRVTAWLAAMHGAQRGNGLPSADKANAWLDFFEVETTYATDFVSSIRSRRHNAAVTNIDRSREATAGALGLASQVSSLAELARQWGADAARPAAAGLCSAVIGYAPASTVEDLSQRAQEHNLRFIVLSPGSTVAG; encoded by the coding sequence ATGCCAGCGAGCACCCATCGAACTTTGGCCGATGTGCAACAGGCAGCACGGGCCGCCCACCGTGAGCACTTTTCGTCCACGCCATCGATGTGGGCTGCGGCGCCTGCGAGTTGGTTTGCCATCGGTGAGCACACCGATGCAGCCGGCGGTGTGGTGGTGTGTGGCCTGACTGAGTGCGGTGTGGCTGTGGCGGTCACTCCCCGCAGCGACCAGGTGGTCAACGTGGTCTATGTTGATGCCTCCGGCGCTGAGACGGTGTCCCAGGCGTCGCTGGCTGAGGAGCAGCCTTTTGGGGTGGCTGCACCGACGTACGCGGGGGAAGCGGCGTTGGATTGTGCCCGCCGAATTGCGGGGCTGGTTTCCACCGCCACGGGCCGGCAGTTGATTGCTCGCCAGATTCGTGGCGCGGATGTCACGGTGGTGTGCGATATTCCTGCCGGCGTTGGCCTTGGGGAGCGGGCCAGTGTGGAATGCGCGGTGTTGCTGGCGATGGCGATGTCGACGAAGGATCGGGATGAGGCGCCGATTCGGGCGCGCCTGGTGGAGGTGGCGGTCTCCGCTGCGGCGAGCTACTCCCCGGAGCCGCCGGTGCGGGCCCGGTATACCGCGATCATGCGGGGTGCGCCCGGTAGTTTGCAGGTTATCGACTATCACGATGGGTCGCTCACTCATACTCCCCACTTGGTGGATGCGGGCTGTGTTCCCTTCCTGTTGGCGCTGCCCGATGCTGCTTCGTCCCAGGTGGATGTGGCCGAGCTGCGGCAACGGGTCAGTTTTGTGCAGGATGCGTCGAAGGCGTTCGGGGTGGAGTCTTTGCGGCATTTGCCCGATGCCTCTCCGCGGGTGACTGCGTGGCTGGCGGCGATGCATGGCGCGCAACGTGGCAATGGGCTGCCCAGTGCGGATAAGGCGAATGCGTGGCTGGATTTCTTCGAGGTGGAAACCACCTACGCCACGGATTTCGTGTCTTCGATTCGTTCCCGCCGCCATAACGCCGCGGTTACCAACATTGATCGTTCCCGGGAGGCTACCGCCGGCGCCTTGGGGCTGGCGTCTCAGGTTTCGTCCTTGGCGGAACTTGCCCGCCAGTGGGGTGCCGATGCGGCGCGCCCAGCTGCTGCGGGCTTGTGTTCTGCGGTCATCGGCTACGCGCCGGCGTCGACGGTGGAGGACCTTTCTCAGCGCGCACAGGAGCACAATTTGCGCTTCATCGTGTTGTCCCCCGGCAGCACGGTCGCAGGATAG
- a CDS encoding bifunctional RNase H/acid phosphatase produces the protein MHLCIEADGGSRGNPGIAGAGTVVLNADKTEVIQRISEYLGSTTNNVAEYHALLNGLNAALERGASSVAVYMDSKLVVEQMSGRWKIKHPDMRELALKCRTIATQIGQVTYEWVPRKNNSRADELANKAMDAGAQGAAVGMIETHPPAQPARTNAPHGDTGDTGDKANADNSTQPGAGGAKSPAAWNGATTTPTRLFLARHGQTADSVKGVYSGCNSNPPLNDTGQAQARALARRLRGENITHIVASPQLRAQQTAAACAEELGLDVITLDDLRELDFGSWEGLTFAQARASDEETHTEWLTNTSVAPPGGESLQQAYRRAKKTLSQIIDTCGATNVLVVSHVTPIKGLIRLGLDAGPSIYHCLHLDLASLSIAEFYADGPTSVRLVGETAHLHADGGVE, from the coding sequence ATGCACCTGTGTATCGAGGCCGATGGTGGCTCCCGCGGCAACCCCGGAATTGCCGGCGCCGGCACGGTGGTACTCAACGCCGACAAAACCGAAGTAATTCAACGCATCAGCGAATACCTCGGCAGCACCACCAACAACGTCGCCGAATACCACGCCCTACTCAACGGGCTTAACGCCGCCCTCGAGCGCGGCGCAAGCTCCGTGGCGGTGTACATGGACTCCAAATTGGTAGTTGAACAAATGTCGGGGCGCTGGAAAATCAAACACCCCGACATGCGCGAACTGGCCCTCAAATGCCGCACCATCGCCACCCAAATCGGGCAGGTTACCTACGAATGGGTACCCCGCAAAAACAACTCCCGCGCCGACGAGCTCGCCAATAAAGCCATGGATGCCGGGGCACAAGGTGCGGCAGTCGGAATGATCGAAACCCACCCCCCAGCCCAGCCCGCCCGCACAAACGCCCCACACGGCGACACTGGCGACACTGGCGACAAAGCCAACGCCGACAACAGCACACAACCCGGCGCCGGCGGCGCAAAATCACCGGCCGCCTGGAATGGCGCCACCACCACCCCCACCCGCCTATTTTTGGCCCGTCACGGCCAAACCGCCGATTCCGTCAAAGGGGTCTACAGCGGTTGCAACTCTAACCCGCCCTTGAACGACACCGGGCAGGCCCAGGCCCGCGCCCTAGCCAGGCGCCTGCGGGGAGAAAACATCACCCACATCGTGGCATCCCCCCAACTGCGCGCCCAACAAACCGCCGCAGCCTGCGCCGAAGAACTCGGCCTCGACGTCATCACCCTCGACGATCTGCGCGAGCTCGACTTCGGATCGTGGGAAGGACTCACCTTCGCCCAGGCTCGCGCCTCCGACGAAGAAACCCATACCGAATGGCTCACCAACACCTCCGTCGCCCCACCCGGCGGGGAAAGCCTCCAGCAGGCCTACCGGCGAGCAAAGAAAACCCTCAGCCAGATCATCGACACCTGTGGCGCCACCAACGTGCTGGTCGTCTCGCACGTCACCCCCATCAAAGGCCTCATCCGCCTGGGGCTCGATGCCGGACCCAGCATCTACCACTGCCTCCACCTCGACCTTGCAAGCCTATCTATCGCCGAGTTTTACGCCGACGGCCCCACCAGCGTCCGCCTCGTCGGGGAGACCGCTCATCTCCACGCCGACGGTGGGGTAGAGTAA
- a CDS encoding zinc ribbon domain-containing protein, translating to MKLRPDAQRILLQLATADVQRTGTQDLPEEEQYRQLIAERARLRDSHAASHMRAADTETELRRIDTDIAKLQRREKANIKGLGATLDQETRRDLEHDLISTRRRLEKLQQQRVEVERRIAAHNLNEGSAGAHSDELDEKIAAAKRALDAARDAADATQAEREAHIKSLRDQLPSEVLAEYDTQREDLGVGAALFTGRICRGCNVILAPNAIREIMAYPADELPSCPECGSLLIRES from the coding sequence GTGAAGCTTCGTCCCGATGCACAGCGCATTCTGCTGCAATTGGCCACCGCCGATGTGCAGCGCACCGGTACCCAAGACCTGCCGGAAGAAGAGCAGTACCGCCAGCTGATCGCCGAGCGCGCCCGCCTGCGCGACAGCCACGCCGCCAGCCACATGCGTGCCGCAGACACCGAAACCGAACTGCGACGCATCGACACCGACATCGCGAAACTCCAACGCCGCGAAAAAGCCAACATCAAAGGCCTTGGCGCCACCCTCGACCAGGAAACCCGCCGCGACCTGGAACACGACCTCATCTCCACCCGCCGCAGGCTCGAAAAACTGCAGCAACAGCGCGTCGAGGTGGAACGTCGCATCGCCGCCCACAACCTCAACGAAGGCAGCGCCGGCGCCCACAGCGACGAACTGGATGAAAAAATCGCCGCTGCCAAACGCGCCCTGGACGCGGCCCGCGACGCCGCCGACGCCACCCAAGCCGAGCGGGAAGCCCACATCAAATCCCTCCGCGACCAACTCCCCAGCGAAGTCCTCGCGGAATACGACACCCAGCGCGAAGACCTAGGCGTAGGGGCCGCGTTGTTCACCGGGCGGATCTGCCGCGGCTGCAATGTCATCCTCGCCCCGAACGCCATCCGGGAAATCATGGCCTACCCCGCCGATGAACTGCCCAGCTGCCCTGAGTGCGGCTCGCTTCTCATCCGGGAAAGCTAG
- a CDS encoding Nif3-like dinuclear metal center hexameric protein — protein sequence MTTVGDIRTILDQAYPPHLAESWDAVGLVCGDPAAEVRKVAFALDCTQAVAEHAVACGADMLVVHHPLLMRGVTSVAADTPKGKVIHTLITGNVALFSAHTNADSARPGVNDQLAEILGITPGAPLAPKTPRTNDLWGVHVPPEAVGAIHDAIFAAGAGTIGDYAECAYQVEGTGQFTPLPGANPTAGTIGTRHLAREVRLSFVAPSSRREAIRAAILQAHPYEEPAFDVVAQAPVEDPNQALGIGRVGTLDQPMTLREFTQRVADRLPETEWGVRAAGDPDAMIRTVAVASGSGDSFLDTVKNMDVDCLLTSDLRHHPVDEYLRAGGPAVIDTAHWASEFPWVYQAQQVVSEAADVETTIIDIRTDPWKISAHRSS from the coding sequence ATGACCACAGTAGGAGACATCCGCACCATCCTCGACCAGGCCTACCCGCCCCACCTGGCCGAATCCTGGGACGCAGTCGGCCTAGTCTGTGGCGACCCCGCAGCCGAAGTCCGCAAAGTCGCATTCGCCCTCGACTGCACCCAAGCAGTCGCAGAACACGCCGTCGCCTGCGGCGCCGACATGCTCGTCGTCCACCACCCCCTGCTGATGCGGGGCGTGACCAGCGTGGCCGCCGACACTCCCAAAGGCAAAGTCATCCATACCCTCATCACCGGCAACGTGGCCCTATTCTCCGCGCACACCAACGCCGACTCCGCCCGCCCCGGCGTCAACGACCAACTCGCCGAAATCCTCGGCATCACCCCAGGCGCACCCCTAGCACCCAAAACCCCGCGCACCAACGACCTCTGGGGCGTCCACGTCCCCCCAGAAGCAGTCGGCGCCATCCACGACGCAATCTTCGCCGCCGGCGCCGGAACCATCGGCGACTACGCAGAATGCGCCTACCAAGTCGAAGGCACCGGACAATTCACGCCCCTACCCGGCGCCAACCCCACCGCCGGCACCATCGGCACCCGCCACCTCGCCCGAGAAGTCCGACTCAGCTTCGTCGCCCCCTCCTCGCGCCGGGAAGCCATCCGTGCGGCCATCCTTCAGGCACACCCCTACGAGGAACCCGCCTTCGACGTGGTCGCCCAAGCCCCGGTCGAAGACCCCAACCAAGCATTAGGCATCGGCCGAGTGGGAACCCTCGACCAGCCGATGACCCTGCGGGAATTCACCCAGCGGGTCGCCGACCGGCTGCCGGAAACCGAATGGGGAGTCCGCGCCGCCGGCGACCCGGATGCGATGATCCGCACCGTCGCAGTCGCCTCAGGCTCCGGAGATAGCTTCCTGGACACGGTGAAAAACATGGACGTGGACTGCCTCCTCACCTCCGACCTGCGCCACCACCCGGTCGACGAATACCTCCGAGCTGGCGGCCCTGCAGTCATCGACACCGCCCACTGGGCCAGCGAATTCCCCTGGGTCTACCAGGCACAACAGGTAGTTTCCGAGGCGGCCGATGTTGAAACCACCATCATCGACATCCGCACCGACCCCTGGAAGATCTCCGCGCACCGCAGCAGCTAA
- a CDS encoding aminotransferase class I/II-fold pyridoxal phosphate-dependent enzyme, which translates to MHETTPRRHHGDTDALGARLDFAVNVRASAPGPELLAALTQELHTLGSYPNAQRNHAAHQLIANWLSVPAERTMLTAGAAEGFSLLGALNPTHAFIIHPGFSEPEDTLADQQVPLTKVVLPAPYTQNLLHDSLTQAVHTTPTANLSRPLVIIGNPANPTGCTVDPTTLVDTITRIIPHAITVIDEAFADVATTITTALPLAATRNDVVVLRSLTKTFALAGLRCGILIADTTLLAPMAARRPHWPLSSLQLAAFEWVAHHHTANDFHHIATEIATQRDYLINALAPFDIHPATHSHAPYVLLKLPWDATTARHIRIAMKQRGVAIRRCDTFPGLDETWWRLAVRPQDSVDDFCHQLAACLTQLPAA; encoded by the coding sequence GTGCACGAAACCACCCCCCGCCGCCACCACGGCGACACTGACGCCCTCGGCGCCAGGCTCGACTTCGCCGTCAACGTCCGCGCATCCGCACCCGGACCCGAACTACTGGCAGCGCTCACCCAAGAACTGCACACCCTGGGCAGCTACCCCAACGCCCAACGCAACCACGCCGCCCACCAACTCATAGCGAACTGGCTATCGGTTCCCGCCGAACGCACCATGCTCACCGCCGGCGCCGCAGAAGGTTTCAGCCTGCTTGGCGCACTCAACCCCACCCACGCCTTCATCATCCACCCCGGATTCTCAGAACCCGAAGACACCCTGGCAGACCAACAGGTACCACTCACCAAAGTGGTGCTCCCCGCCCCCTACACCCAAAACCTCCTGCACGACAGCCTCACCCAGGCCGTACACACCACCCCCACAGCAAACCTTTCCCGCCCCCTGGTCATCATCGGCAACCCCGCCAACCCCACCGGCTGCACCGTCGACCCCACAACCCTCGTCGACACCATCACCCGCATCATCCCCCACGCCATCACCGTCATCGATGAAGCCTTCGCCGATGTTGCCACCACCATCACCACCGCCCTGCCACTGGCCGCCACCAGAAACGACGTCGTGGTGCTCAGAAGCCTCACCAAAACCTTCGCCCTCGCCGGACTGCGCTGCGGCATCCTCATCGCCGACACAACCCTGCTAGCACCCATGGCAGCCCGCCGCCCCCACTGGCCACTTTCCAGCCTGCAACTCGCCGCCTTCGAATGGGTAGCCCACCACCACACCGCCAACGACTTCCACCACATCGCCACCGAAATCGCCACCCAGCGCGACTACCTCATCAACGCGCTCGCACCATTCGACATCCACCCCGCAACCCACTCCCACGCACCCTACGTACTGCTCAAACTACCCTGGGACGCCACCACCGCCCGCCACATACGAATCGCCATGAAACAGCGCGGAGTGGCCATCAGACGCTGCGACACCTTCCCCGGGCTCGACGAAACCTGGTGGCGGCTCGCAGTGCGCCCCCAAGACTCAGTCGACGACTTCTGCCACCAACTCGCCGCCTGCCTCACACAGCTCCCAGCCGCCTAA
- a CDS encoding HAD hydrolase-like protein, translating to MRAVLMDVDGTMIDSYPGVVASYLAALEQVGASHPEAKPLRQVLGPPMVESFAEAGVVGADIEKARQAYMDAYRADGWTNASAYEGVGDFLQAMKDQQVVLATATSKGDFFTRKVLERAGLLDFFDVVATAGIPGVREFPTKADVVGDAVAQVRAVAAARGLDADEPIDFVMVGDRHHDISGAKTHGIDTVAATWGYGDEAEWAMARARAKDFSELGRVIDGLW from the coding sequence ATGCGAGCAGTTTTGATGGACGTTGATGGCACGATGATTGATTCTTATCCGGGGGTGGTGGCGAGCTATTTGGCCGCTTTGGAGCAGGTGGGGGCGTCTCACCCGGAGGCTAAGCCTTTGCGGCAGGTGTTGGGGCCGCCGATGGTGGAGTCTTTCGCGGAAGCCGGGGTTGTCGGCGCGGATATTGAGAAGGCGCGTCAGGCGTATATGGATGCCTATCGGGCTGATGGGTGGACGAATGCTTCGGCCTATGAGGGGGTGGGTGATTTTTTGCAGGCGATGAAGGATCAGCAGGTGGTGTTGGCGACGGCGACGTCGAAGGGGGATTTTTTCACCCGGAAGGTGCTTGAGCGGGCTGGGCTGTTGGATTTTTTCGATGTGGTGGCGACAGCGGGCATTCCGGGGGTGCGGGAGTTTCCCACCAAGGCGGATGTGGTTGGTGATGCGGTGGCCCAGGTTCGTGCGGTGGCGGCTGCGCGTGGGTTGGATGCGGATGAGCCTATTGATTTTGTGATGGTTGGGGACCGTCATCACGACATCAGTGGTGCGAAAACTCATGGGATTGACACTGTTGCCGCCACGTGGGGCTATGGTGATGAGGCTGAGTGGGCGATGGCCCGCGCACGCGCAAAGGATTTTAGTGAGTTGGGAAGGGTTATCGATGGGCTCTGGTAG
- a CDS encoding low molecular weight protein-tyrosine-phosphatase: protein MGSGSRSDFERTESVYVVFVCTGNICRSPMADVMFADAIDDAGLADQVKVASCGMGGWHVGQGADRRAVAQLAALGHDGTRHRAAQLGAQHEDADLFVAMDSGHVRGLRDAGIYPEKIRLLRSFDPQSPARAEVADPYYGDDSGFVEVGEQIEAAIPGLLEWVRTELQDSSDR, encoded by the coding sequence ATGGGCTCTGGTAGTCGCAGCGATTTTGAACGCACGGAATCCGTGTATGTGGTGTTTGTGTGCACTGGCAATATTTGCCGCTCCCCGATGGCCGATGTGATGTTTGCTGACGCCATCGATGATGCCGGTCTGGCTGATCAGGTGAAGGTAGCTTCGTGCGGTATGGGTGGCTGGCATGTCGGTCAGGGCGCGGATCGTCGCGCGGTTGCCCAGCTGGCAGCGTTGGGTCACGATGGCACCCGCCACCGGGCGGCCCAGTTGGGTGCCCAGCACGAGGATGCTGACTTGTTTGTGGCTATGGATAGTGGGCACGTGCGTGGTTTGCGGGATGCGGGGATTTACCCGGAGAAGATTCGCTTGCTGCGTAGTTTTGATCCGCAGTCGCCTGCCCGCGCGGAGGTGGCTGACCCCTATTACGGCGATGACAGTGGTTTCGTTGAGGTCGGCGAGCAGATTGAGGCGGCGATTCCTGGTTTGTTGGAGTGGGTGCGCACCGAGTTGCAGGATTCTTCCGACCGCTAG
- a CDS encoding SURF1 family protein, protein MSKVLKVFAKPGWVITAVAVIAFAYLAFTVLAPWQLGKNARTSERNHNIEMAFEKAPQPVGDVFAADGSLKVNEWTRVELRGHYVPDAQVLVRMRPIDGQQAYQSLLPFRSDSGQVLMVNRGFVPATPNVAPVVPQPPSGEVSVVGFARASEQVPSNPPVQRDGFTQVSGISTEEVSGLTGMDLGRDYVQLAQDQPGGLTAIPLPQLEPGPYLSYGIQWIAFGIMAPLGLLYFIRAELKERREDELLAQQASTAADAAPAAEGAVPTQESAAQASEASDGAADESAAVSKAQAPSEDSRQAPPRRRARYGGRQDHFRHISDDQQRF, encoded by the coding sequence GTGTCCAAGGTGCTAAAAGTTTTTGCCAAGCCCGGCTGGGTGATTACCGCTGTGGCGGTGATTGCGTTTGCGTATCTTGCGTTTACGGTGTTGGCGCCTTGGCAGTTGGGCAAGAATGCCCGTACCAGCGAACGCAACCACAATATTGAGATGGCTTTTGAGAAGGCCCCGCAGCCGGTGGGGGATGTTTTCGCGGCTGATGGTTCTTTGAAGGTCAATGAGTGGACGCGGGTGGAGTTGCGCGGTCATTATGTGCCGGATGCGCAGGTGTTGGTGCGGATGCGCCCGATTGATGGCCAGCAGGCGTATCAGTCTTTGTTGCCGTTTCGTAGCGATTCTGGCCAGGTGTTGATGGTCAATCGCGGTTTTGTTCCGGCGACTCCGAACGTTGCCCCGGTGGTGCCGCAGCCGCCCAGTGGCGAGGTGTCGGTGGTGGGTTTTGCTCGCGCAAGCGAGCAGGTTCCGTCCAATCCCCCTGTGCAGCGCGATGGTTTCACCCAGGTCAGTGGTATTTCCACGGAGGAAGTGTCGGGGCTGACGGGGATGGATTTGGGCCGTGATTATGTGCAGTTGGCGCAGGATCAGCCGGGTGGTTTGACCGCTATTCCGCTTCCCCAGTTGGAGCCTGGCCCGTATTTGTCTTACGGCATTCAGTGGATTGCTTTTGGCATTATGGCGCCGTTGGGCTTGTTGTATTTCATCCGGGCTGAGCTGAAAGAGCGGCGCGAGGACGAGTTGTTGGCTCAGCAGGCCTCAACTGCTGCGGATGCGGCCCCGGCCGCTGAGGGCGCAGTACCCACCCAGGAGTCGGCCGCTCAGGCCAGTGAGGCCTCTGATGGTGCTGCTGATGAGAGTGCTGCGGTATCTAAGGCTCAAGCGCCGTCGGAGGATTCGCGCCAGGCGCCGCCGCGTCGGCGGGCGCGCTATGGGGGCCGGCAGGATCATTTCCGCCATATCAGCGACGATCAGCAGCGCTTTTAG
- the cbiB gene encoding adenosylcobinamide-phosphate synthase CbiB, whose amino-acid sequence MNTPKTTHPHRRRALKRAAAIAAGVLADRLIADPSRHHPVAWFGTYATKVEKRLYRDSFSAGLAYLAATTIPPMAASLLISRAWPNLSLIPALWAAIGARTLENTGANMKKALDEHDIDTARSWVPWLCSRDPQLLDEVGMARATVESLAENTSDATIAPIVWAAILGTPGVVLHRTVNTLDAMVGYRNDTYRHFGTAAARCDDLLAWLPARITACYHLGYAYLVGRGTHSQNAWRTQASRHPSPNAGPVEATAAGALGVTLGGKTVYAHGVEHRPELGYGPAPTTNTIADAITLARFTEGCATLDAMTAVILIGFIRDLLN is encoded by the coding sequence ATGAACACCCCCAAAACCACACACCCCCACCGCCGACGCGCCCTCAAACGCGCCGCTGCGATCGCCGCCGGAGTACTCGCCGACCGGCTCATCGCCGACCCCAGCCGCCACCACCCCGTCGCCTGGTTCGGCACCTACGCCACCAAGGTCGAAAAACGCCTCTACCGCGACAGCTTTAGCGCCGGGCTCGCCTACCTGGCCGCCACCACCATCCCCCCAATGGCCGCCAGCCTCCTCATCTCCCGCGCCTGGCCCAACCTCAGCCTCATCCCCGCCCTGTGGGCCGCCATCGGCGCCCGCACCCTGGAAAACACCGGGGCCAACATGAAAAAAGCCCTCGACGAACACGACATCGACACCGCCCGCAGCTGGGTGCCGTGGCTATGCTCCCGGGACCCGCAACTGCTCGACGAAGTCGGCATGGCGCGCGCCACCGTGGAATCCCTGGCAGAAAACACCTCCGACGCCACCATCGCCCCCATCGTGTGGGCAGCAATCCTCGGCACCCCCGGAGTTGTCCTCCACCGCACAGTCAACACCCTCGACGCCATGGTCGGCTACCGCAACGACACCTACCGGCACTTCGGCACCGCCGCCGCCCGCTGCGACGACCTGCTCGCCTGGCTCCCCGCCCGCATCACCGCCTGCTACCACCTCGGCTACGCCTACCTCGTCGGGCGCGGCACACACAGCCAAAACGCCTGGCGCACCCAAGCCAGCCGCCACCCCTCACCCAACGCCGGCCCCGTCGAAGCCACCGCCGCCGGCGCCCTGGGAGTCACCCTGGGCGGAAAAACCGTCTACGCCCACGGCGTTGAACACCGCCCCGAACTCGGCTACGGGCCCGCCCCCACCACCAACACCATCGCCGACGCCATCACCCTCGCCCGCTTCACCGAAGGCTGCGCCACACTCGACGCCATGACCGCCGTCATCCTTATCGGATTCATCCGCGACTTGCTCAACTAA